Below is a window of Fibrobacter sp. UWB11 DNA.
TGGTGGATTCGCCCTACATGTGAAAAATATCCGGTTCGTTGCGTTAAGGGGTATGGCCCTTCGGATGTGGGTGTCGAACGTAGCTCCTTCAAGGATTCTCGTGATGGTCAAACGTACAAGACGGTAAAAATCAATGAGCAGTGGTGGATGGCCGAGAATTTGAATTACGAGTCGGAAAATAGTTTTTGCTTCTATGATAACCCAAGCAAATGCGAAGAGTATGGTCGTCATTACACATGGGCGGCTGCGAAGAACGCTTGCCCTTCTGGCTGGCACTTGCCGGATACAACGGAATGGAATACGTTGATAAACCTTATGGGCGGTAAAGATGAAGCTGGCAAAATCCTCAAATCCACAAGTGGTTGGGAGCCTTGCAATCGGTATCGGACTGCAAGAAAGGGTGACGAAATTGTTAGGGTTGATACTATCCCAGTTGTGAACTTGGATAAATACGGATTTACGATTCTTCCTGCGGGTAATGCCCATACAGTCTTCGGTCTGGAGGGCATTTTGACGGAGTTTTGGACTTCCGTAGAACAGGGCGATTCTTTGGCAATCGACATGATAACCGCATATACGGATGATTCATTTGTGACGGCTAAATCAGATAAAAATTGGAAACTCTCGGTCCGGTGTGTAAAAGACAAATAAAAAGATCTTTAATTTATTCCTTGGAGGTTGTAGATGAAAAAGTTATTCGCAATATGTGCCGTGTCTGTGTTCTTTCTTGTCGCTTGCGGTGGCGACAGTGGCAACAATGCCAATTCAGACGAACCTGAGTCCAGCAGTTCCGTCAAAAGCTCTAGTAGCAGTGCGAAATCAAGCAGTTCGGTGACTGTGGCGACTTCGTGCAAAACCGAAAAGAAAGACAATTGCGAATACGGTTCGCTGACCGACGACCGCGATGGTCAGACTTACAAGACCGTGAAAATCGGCGAACAGATCTGGATGGCTGAGAACCTCAACTACGAAGAACGAAATAGTTACTGCTATAATGATTCTGCAGAATACTGCGCCAAGTACGGTCGCCTTTACACCTGGGCTGCTGCGATGGATAGTGCGGAATCATGGAGCTCAAATGGCCGGTACTGTGGCTTCAATAAGACGTGCTCGTCGAAAAACCCAGTGCGCGGAATATGTCCTAAGGGCTGGCATCTGCCTTCCGATCAGGAATTCAAAACCCTGTTTGAGGCTGTTGGCGGCAAATCCACAGCTGGTACAGCTCTTAAGTCCACCAGTGGCTGGCATAATGAAGGTTCCGGCACCGATGCCTTCGGGTTCTCGGCACTCCCTGCCGGTGACAGGGAAACTTCTGGCAGGCGCGATGCTGATGTGGTTTTCAACAACGAGGGCAACGGCACGTACTTTTGGAGTTCTGCAGAGTTCGACAAGATCAATGCGCATGGCTTGTGCTTGAAAGACTATCATGGCGACGCGTATCTGGACTTGGTCCGCAAAAGTTACAGTTTTCCAGTCCGCTGCATCCAAGATTAGACGCGAAAACGCCTGCTTAGGTTGGTGTGGTTCGGCTGGCTCACCAACCTATTGTCGAAGCATGCGGGCTACAGACGAGAGACTGGATTTGCAAAAACGCAAAAAAGACCACGAGTTTATCGTGGTCTTTTTTCTGTGTGCTAATCGTCATGCTGAAGCCCGTAAGGGCTGATGCATCCAGTAAAGTCTTGCTGTTGGACAATAACTGGATCCTTCGACTTAGTTTATCCCGGACTTGTTCCGGGAC
It encodes the following:
- a CDS encoding fibrobacter succinogenes major paralogous domain-containing protein, yielding MKKLFAICAVSVFFLVACGGDSGNNANSDEPESSSSVKSSSSSAKSSSSVTVATSCKTEKKDNCEYGSLTDDRDGQTYKTVKIGEQIWMAENLNYEERNSYCYNDSAEYCAKYGRLYTWAAAMDSAESWSSNGRYCGFNKTCSSKNPVRGICPKGWHLPSDQEFKTLFEAVGGKSTAGTALKSTSGWHNEGSGTDAFGFSALPAGDRETSGRRDADVVFNNEGNGTYFWSSAEFDKINAHGLCLKDYHGDAYLDLVRKSYSFPVRCIQD